The Paraburkholderia sp. SOS3 genome includes a region encoding these proteins:
- the hemDX gene encoding fused uroporphyrinogen-III synthase HemD/membrane protein HemX: MARATGRLTVVLTRPAGQSGALAARLAAEGVETVDFPLIDIAPVADTAPLDAAFAALSNYALVVFVSPNAIDCAFARFNAIWPHALPIGVVGPGSVAALARHGVVAPAYRVISPAATGGSGGNQNGESGADSSGNASSKTSGKSSADGNGRDVDGARFDSEGLYAALESTLGANAFEGKRVLIVRGDGGREWLADRLREAGAEVEAVAAYRRIVPEPSVRTWERIHALLAGEPHVWLVTSSEGVRNLGELARDHLTVDEIAQLKRAPFVAPHPRIAETARALGFDSITVSGAGDERIARALLAAVALPEVQPVQTNPAQARMTDSTSSTNPSSPSAGTKSLPPNAPFTPYEAQPPRRRSGTGLLWFVIIVVVLAAAAGGVVLNRKLIRLDQELTKRQQINDAQTSELRVKTEQALATVRGVDTQMSQLEGKLADAQNAQQALQQQYADLARNRDDWTMAEVGQMLSSASEQLQLTGNTQLALFALQSADTRLAASDNPQALAVRKAIGQDIDKLKAAPSTDLTGLAIKLDNAIEMVDSLPLAGEAPIAHATPHASAPADTDKVAAATGEPRWKVWWQSVVSGIGQQLASLVQVRRIDNADALMVAPDQGYFLRENLKLRLLSARLALLARNETTLRSDLHAADATLAHYFDASSKNTQTVRGLVKDVDDAAGAVEVPNLDTSLQAVHQYRSRS; the protein is encoded by the coding sequence ATGGCACGCGCGACAGGGCGCCTGACCGTCGTCCTCACACGGCCCGCGGGCCAGTCCGGCGCATTGGCCGCGCGGCTTGCCGCCGAAGGCGTCGAAACGGTCGATTTCCCGCTGATCGATATCGCGCCCGTCGCGGATACCGCGCCGCTCGACGCCGCGTTTGCCGCGCTTTCGAATTACGCGCTCGTGGTGTTCGTCTCCCCGAACGCGATCGACTGCGCCTTCGCGCGCTTCAACGCGATCTGGCCGCATGCATTGCCGATCGGCGTCGTCGGGCCGGGCAGCGTCGCGGCGCTCGCGCGGCACGGCGTCGTAGCGCCCGCGTATCGCGTGATCAGCCCGGCCGCAACCGGCGGCAGCGGCGGCAATCAAAATGGCGAAAGCGGCGCCGACAGCAGTGGCAACGCCAGCAGCAAAACCAGCGGCAAAAGCAGCGCGGACGGCAACGGCCGCGACGTCGACGGCGCGCGCTTCGATTCCGAAGGCCTCTATGCCGCGCTCGAATCGACGCTCGGCGCGAACGCGTTCGAGGGCAAGCGCGTCCTGATCGTGCGGGGCGACGGCGGCCGCGAATGGCTCGCGGACCGCTTGCGCGAGGCGGGCGCCGAAGTCGAGGCCGTGGCGGCCTACCGGCGCATCGTGCCCGAGCCGTCGGTGCGCACCTGGGAGCGCATTCATGCGCTGCTCGCAGGCGAGCCGCACGTATGGCTCGTCACGAGTTCCGAAGGCGTGCGCAATCTGGGCGAACTCGCGCGCGACCATCTGACCGTCGACGAAATCGCCCAACTGAAGCGCGCGCCGTTCGTCGCGCCCCATCCGCGCATTGCCGAAACCGCGCGGGCATTGGGTTTTGATAGCATTACGGTGTCCGGCGCCGGCGATGAACGTATCGCCCGCGCGTTGCTCGCCGCCGTCGCGCTTCCTGAAGTTCAACCGGTTCAGACCAACCCGGCTCAAGCACGCATGACTGATTCGACTTCATCCACGAACCCATCTTCGCCGTCGGCGGGCACGAAGTCCCTGCCGCCGAACGCGCCGTTTACGCCCTACGAGGCGCAACCGCCGCGCCGTCGCAGCGGCACCGGGCTGCTGTGGTTCGTCATTATCGTCGTGGTGCTCGCCGCGGCCGCGGGCGGCGTCGTGTTGAACCGCAAGCTGATCCGCCTCGATCAGGAATTGACGAAGCGCCAGCAGATCAACGACGCGCAAACGTCCGAACTGCGCGTGAAGACCGAACAGGCGCTTGCCACGGTGCGCGGCGTCGATACGCAGATGTCGCAGCTCGAAGGCAAGCTTGCCGATGCGCAGAACGCGCAGCAGGCGCTGCAGCAGCAATATGCGGATCTCGCGCGCAATCGCGACGACTGGACGATGGCCGAGGTCGGCCAGATGCTGTCGAGCGCGAGCGAGCAGCTGCAACTGACCGGCAACACGCAGCTCGCGCTGTTCGCGCTGCAAAGCGCCGACACGCGCCTCGCCGCATCGGACAATCCGCAGGCGCTCGCGGTGCGCAAGGCGATCGGTCAGGACATCGACAAGCTGAAGGCCGCGCCGTCCACCGATCTGACGGGGCTGGCGATCAAGCTCGATAACGCGATCGAAATGGTCGACAGCCTGCCGCTCGCCGGCGAAGCGCCGATCGCCCATGCGACGCCGCACGCATCCGCGCCTGCCGACACCGACAAGGTCGCCGCGGCAACCGGCGAGCCGCGCTGGAAAGTGTGGTGGCAAAGCGTCGTATCGGGTATCGGCCAGCAACTGGCGAGCCTCGTGCAGGTGCGCCGCATCGACAACGCCGACGCGCTGATGGTCGCGCCGGACCAGGGCTACTTCCTGCGCGAGAACCTGAAGCTGCGCCTGCTGTCGGCGCGCCTCGCGCTGCTCGCGCGCAACGAGACCACGCTGCGCTCGGATCTGCACGCGGCCGACGCGACGCTTGCCCATTACTTCGATGCGTCGTCGAAGAACACGCAGACCGTGCGCGGCCTCGTGAAGGACGTCGACGATGCGGCGGGCGCGGTCGAGGTGCCGAACCTCGACACGAGCCTGCAAGCCGTTCATCAATACCGCAGCCGGAGTTGA
- a CDS encoding GNAT family N-acetyltransferase yields the protein MNQERFDYLTGILASPSEVDAAEWNALLASQAQPTPFLRHEFLSALHATRCAVPDTGWAPQFVTLTDPRTGRLAAAAPVYLKGHSYGEYVFDWAWADAYKRNGLAYYPKLLCAVPFTPVQGTRLMATDARALRHLAATLVAFAEQADVSSLHVLFPTGAEAQALTELGMMQREGVQFHWLNDGYRDFDEFLSTLEQKKRKNIRAERRKVREAGVTMRRRVGKDISDADWRFFSKCYRQTYREHFSSPYLNLDFFRTIGESMPENLMMVIAEADGKPIASSLVVFQRDATANGTGGTLYGRYWGAVEHVPCLHFETAYYQPLEFCIEQKLAVFEGGAQGEHKMARGFMPTVTRSAHWLAHPAFSDAVAHFLDNETNHIHAYVDELREHNPFRS from the coding sequence TTGAATCAGGAACGTTTTGATTATCTCACGGGCATTCTGGCGTCGCCGTCCGAAGTGGACGCCGCCGAATGGAATGCGCTGCTCGCAAGCCAGGCTCAGCCGACGCCGTTCTTGCGTCACGAGTTTCTGAGCGCGCTCCACGCCACTCGCTGCGCGGTGCCCGACACCGGCTGGGCGCCGCAATTCGTGACGCTGACCGACCCGCGCACGGGCCGGCTCGCGGCCGCGGCGCCGGTCTACCTGAAAGGCCACTCGTACGGCGAGTACGTGTTCGACTGGGCATGGGCCGACGCCTACAAGCGCAACGGCCTCGCGTACTACCCGAAGCTGTTGTGCGCGGTGCCGTTCACGCCGGTGCAAGGCACGCGCCTCATGGCCACCGACGCACGCGCGCTGCGCCATCTCGCGGCCACGCTCGTCGCGTTCGCCGAGCAGGCCGACGTGTCGTCGCTGCATGTGCTGTTTCCGACCGGGGCCGAAGCGCAGGCGCTGACCGAACTCGGCATGATGCAGCGTGAGGGCGTGCAATTCCACTGGCTCAACGACGGCTACCGCGACTTCGACGAATTCCTGTCGACGCTCGAGCAGAAGAAGCGGAAAAACATCCGCGCCGAGCGGCGCAAGGTGCGCGAAGCGGGCGTGACGATGCGGCGCCGGGTCGGCAAGGATATTTCGGACGCGGACTGGCGCTTCTTCAGCAAGTGCTATCGGCAAACGTACCGCGAGCACTTCTCGAGCCCTTATCTGAACCTCGACTTCTTTCGCACGATCGGCGAATCGATGCCCGAGAATCTGATGATGGTGATCGCCGAAGCGGACGGCAAGCCGATCGCGAGTTCGCTCGTCGTGTTCCAGCGCGACGCGACGGCGAACGGCACGGGCGGCACGCTCTACGGCCGCTACTGGGGCGCGGTCGAACACGTGCCGTGCCTGCACTTCGAGACGGCGTACTATCAGCCGCTCGAATTCTGCATCGAGCAGAAGCTCGCGGTGTTCGAAGGCGGCGCGCAGGGCGAGCACAAGATGGCGCGCGGCTTCATGCCGACCGTCACGCGCTCGGCACATTGGCTCGCGCACCCTGCATTTTCCGATGCGGTCGCGCATTTTCTCGACAACGAGACCAATCACATTCACGCGTACGTCGACGAACTGCGCGAGCACAATCCGTTCAGGAGCTAG
- the ppa gene encoding inorganic diphosphatase, which yields MSFNTVPPGKDLPQDFNVIIEIPAQSEPVKYEADKELGLLVVDRFIGTGMRYPANYGFIPQTLSGDGDPVDVLVVTPYPLLAGSVVRCRALGMLQMTDESGVDAKLVAVAQDKICPMTAHMKSIDDVPGYLKDQIKHFFENYKALEKGKWVKVEGWAGIDAAHKEITDGVANYKKS from the coding sequence ATGAGCTTCAACACTGTCCCGCCCGGCAAGGATCTGCCGCAAGATTTCAACGTCATCATCGAAATTCCCGCGCAAAGCGAGCCGGTGAAGTACGAGGCCGACAAGGAACTGGGTCTGCTCGTCGTCGACCGCTTTATCGGCACCGGCATGCGCTATCCGGCCAATTACGGCTTCATTCCGCAGACGCTGTCGGGCGACGGCGACCCGGTCGACGTGCTCGTCGTCACGCCGTATCCGCTGCTGGCCGGCTCGGTCGTGCGCTGCCGCGCGCTCGGCATGCTGCAGATGACCGACGAATCGGGCGTCGACGCGAAGCTCGTCGCCGTGGCGCAAGACAAGATCTGCCCGATGACCGCGCATATGAAATCGATCGACGACGTGCCCGGCTATCTGAAAGATCAGATCAAGCACTTCTTCGAGAACTACAAGGCGCTCGAGAAGGGCAAGTGGGTCAAGGTCGAAGGGTGGGCGGGCATCGACGCCGCGCACAAGGAAATCACCGACGGCGTCGCGAACTACAAGAAGTCATAG
- a CDS encoding GIY-YIG nuclease family protein codes for MTRTTPWFLYLIECDDGSVYTGIATDVAARFDKHCNGTGARYTRSRKPVRVLASFELADRASASRAEYWVKRLTPTGKRALAAGARTLDSVLPARSAEDADAQADA; via the coding sequence ATGACGCGCACGACGCCGTGGTTTCTCTATCTGATCGAATGCGACGACGGCAGCGTCTACACGGGCATTGCAACCGACGTCGCCGCGCGCTTCGACAAGCACTGCAACGGCACGGGCGCGCGCTATACGCGTTCGCGCAAGCCCGTGCGTGTACTCGCGTCGTTCGAACTCGCGGACCGCGCTAGCGCATCGCGTGCCGAATACTGGGTCAAACGCTTGACGCCGACAGGCAAGCGCGCTTTGGCGGCCGGCGCGCGCACACTCGACTCGGTGTTGCCCGCGCGGTCCGCCGAGGACGCCGACGCGCAAGCGGACGCATAG
- the hemC gene encoding hydroxymethylbilane synthase, giving the protein MNPETLSATPPSTLVIASRESRLAMWQAEHVRCALHKLYPSCDVKILGLTTRGDQILDRTLSKVGGKGLFVKELENALADGRADLAVHSLKDVPMELPPGFALSAILEREDARDAFVSNSHEALSTLPPGSVVGTSSLRREANLRARFPALIVKPLRGNLDTRLAKLDRGDYAAIILAAAGLKRLGLSNRIRALLDPLDSLPAAGQGALGIEIRADRADLAAWLAPLHHEHTAAAVEAERMVSRALGGSCQVPLAAHATWHDGALHLHALVATPDGQRVLRAHGSSPASTLERAIELGREVASELESQGALEIVRSLGSADDSASGA; this is encoded by the coding sequence ATGAATCCCGAGACGCTCTCAGCGACTCCACCCAGCACGCTCGTGATCGCCTCGCGTGAAAGCCGCCTCGCGATGTGGCAGGCCGAGCATGTGCGGTGTGCGCTGCACAAATTATATCCATCCTGCGACGTCAAAATTCTCGGGCTTACTACACGCGGCGATCAGATCCTCGATCGCACGCTCTCGAAGGTCGGCGGCAAGGGCCTGTTCGTCAAGGAACTCGAGAACGCGCTCGCCGACGGACGCGCGGATCTCGCCGTGCATTCGCTCAAGGATGTACCGATGGAATTGCCGCCGGGCTTCGCGTTGAGCGCGATTCTCGAGCGCGAGGACGCGCGCGACGCGTTCGTATCGAACAGCCACGAAGCGCTTTCGACGTTGCCGCCGGGCAGCGTGGTCGGCACATCGAGCTTGCGGCGCGAGGCGAATCTGCGCGCGCGCTTTCCCGCACTCATTGTCAAGCCGTTGCGCGGCAACCTCGATACGCGACTCGCGAAGCTCGATCGCGGCGACTACGCAGCGATCATTCTCGCGGCGGCAGGCCTGAAACGTCTAGGCCTGTCGAACCGCATCCGCGCGCTGCTCGATCCGCTCGACAGTCTGCCGGCGGCGGGCCAGGGCGCGCTCGGCATCGAGATTCGCGCCGATCGGGCGGACCTCGCTGCATGGCTCGCACCGCTTCATCACGAACATACGGCGGCGGCGGTCGAAGCGGAGCGCATGGTGTCGCGCGCGCTGGGCGGCAGTTGCCAGGTGCCGCTCGCCGCGCATGCGACATGGCATGACGGCGCGTTGCATCTGCACGCGCTCGTCGCGACGCCGGACGGCCAGCGCGTGCTGCGCGCGCACGGCTCGTCGCCGGCGTCGACGCTCGAGCGTGCGATCGAACTGGGCCGCGAAGTCGCGAGCGAACTCGAAAGCCAGGGCGCGCTCGAGATCGTGCGCTCGCTCGGCAGCGCGGACGATTCCGCGTCCGGCGCGTGA
- a CDS encoding Hsp20/alpha crystallin family protein, which yields MSDLYFASDLFGELDRLQRQMSSLFGGFPSSIRSSRSGAFPGINIGTTDDSIEIVAFAPGIDPATLDISIDKGLLTISGVRASPQPDAGDNVRRYAQERFSGNFRRAVELPQYADPDKVQARYVDGCLLISVGKREASKPRAITVQ from the coding sequence ATGAGTGACCTTTACTTTGCCAGCGACCTGTTCGGAGAACTGGACCGTCTGCAGCGGCAGATGTCGAGCCTCTTCGGCGGTTTCCCTTCCAGTATCCGCAGCAGCCGTTCCGGTGCATTTCCGGGCATCAATATCGGCACGACCGACGATTCGATCGAGATCGTCGCGTTCGCGCCCGGCATCGATCCGGCCACGCTCGACATATCGATCGACAAGGGGCTTTTGACGATCTCGGGCGTGCGGGCGTCGCCCCAGCCGGACGCCGGCGACAACGTGCGGCGCTATGCGCAGGAGCGCTTTAGCGGCAACTTCCGGCGCGCCGTCGAATTGCCGCAGTATGCGGATCCGGACAAGGTGCAGGCGCGCTACGTCGACGGCTGCCTGCTGATCTCGGTCGGCAAGCGCGAAGCGTCGAAGCCGCGTGCGATTACCGTTCAATAA
- a CDS encoding Hsp20/alpha crystallin family protein — protein sequence MSDTNLIAPGQGAEQAAGGDGAVTGAVASGREDKEARRMTITPAVDIVEDNRAVTLWADLPGVSKDRLDIRVHDGNLVIEAESSVPTPANLRLTHAEVRAPYFARRFTVSDDFDTSKIEANLKDGVLKLTIPRRDEAKPRRIEVSVG from the coding sequence ATGAGCGACACGAATCTGATTGCGCCGGGGCAAGGCGCTGAACAGGCTGCAGGCGGCGACGGTGCGGTGACCGGTGCGGTCGCGTCGGGGCGCGAGGACAAGGAGGCGCGCCGCATGACGATCACGCCGGCGGTCGATATCGTCGAAGACAACCGTGCAGTGACGCTGTGGGCGGACTTGCCGGGCGTATCGAAGGACAGGCTCGATATCCGCGTACACGACGGCAACCTCGTGATCGAGGCCGAGTCCTCGGTGCCGACGCCCGCGAACCTTCGTCTCACGCATGCGGAAGTGCGCGCGCCGTATTTCGCACGGCGCTTCACGGTCAGCGACGACTTCGATACGTCGAAGATCGAAGCGAACCTGAAGGACGGTGTGCTGAAGCTGACGATTCCGCGGCGCGACGAGGCGAAGCCGCGGCGTATCGAGGTGAGCGTCGGCTAG
- a CDS encoding heme biosynthesis protein HemY → MALRGLLWLAFLFAIAVVLALAGRFDTGQVLIVYPPYRVDISLNLFVVALVVMFIVLYAATRIVRNIWRMPQRVAAYRARSRIAKAHAALRDAIGNLYAGRFSRAEKAARDSLAHDENTGAAGLIAANAAHRMHEYARRDEWLARIDAPDWQDARLMATADMRADGRDADGALAALLEMQSQGGRRIHAQQIALRAQQQLKNWSEVLKLVKTLEKREAIHPAVAVRLRQLAAENLLRDRRHNADALLELWSALSATERHSPRLADLAAELLVALNRPQEARKIVEEALAQNWDARLLRRYPDTAGGDALPLIQKAEAWQKERPDDADLLFALGRLCLHQQLWGKAQSFLEAALKMADNETLKIRSHRALARLHEQLGDSAKASEHYRESALAMNVT, encoded by the coding sequence ATGGCGCTTCGAGGACTCCTGTGGCTCGCTTTCCTGTTCGCGATCGCGGTCGTGCTCGCGTTGGCCGGGCGTTTCGATACGGGGCAGGTGCTGATCGTCTACCCGCCGTACCGTGTCGACATCTCGCTGAACCTGTTCGTCGTCGCGCTCGTCGTCATGTTTATCGTGCTGTATGCGGCGACGCGCATTGTCCGCAATATCTGGCGCATGCCGCAGCGCGTGGCCGCGTATCGCGCGCGCTCGCGGATCGCAAAGGCGCATGCGGCGCTGCGCGATGCGATCGGCAATCTGTATGCGGGGCGTTTTTCGCGCGCGGAGAAGGCGGCGCGCGATTCGCTCGCGCATGACGAGAACACGGGCGCGGCCGGCCTGATCGCCGCCAACGCCGCGCACCGCATGCACGAGTACGCGCGCCGCGACGAGTGGCTCGCGAGGATCGATGCGCCCGACTGGCAGGACGCGCGCCTGATGGCCACCGCCGACATGCGCGCCGACGGCCGCGACGCGGACGGCGCGCTGGCCGCGCTGCTCGAGATGCAATCGCAGGGCGGGCGGCGCATCCACGCGCAGCAGATCGCGCTGCGCGCACAGCAGCAGTTGAAGAACTGGAGCGAAGTGCTGAAGCTCGTGAAGACGCTCGAAAAGCGCGAGGCGATTCACCCGGCCGTCGCGGTGCGGCTGCGGCAGCTCGCGGCCGAGAATCTGTTGCGCGACCGTCGCCACAATGCCGATGCGCTGCTCGAACTGTGGAGTGCGTTGTCGGCCACGGAACGGCATTCGCCGCGCCTCGCCGATCTGGCCGCCGAACTGCTGGTCGCGCTGAACCGTCCGCAGGAAGCGCGCAAGATCGTCGAAGAAGCGCTCGCGCAGAACTGGGACGCGCGGCTGTTGCGCCGCTATCCCGATACCGCGGGCGGCGACGCGCTGCCGCTCATTCAGAAAGCCGAAGCATGGCAGAAGGAACGTCCCGACGACGCCGATCTGTTGTTCGCGCTAGGCCGGCTGTGTCTGCATCAGCAGCTGTGGGGCAAGGCGCAGTCGTTCCTCGAAGCGGCGCTGAAGATGGCCGACAACGAGACATTGAAAATCCGCTCGCATCGCGCGCTTGCGCGGCTGCATGAACAACTCGGCGATTCGGCGAAGGCCAGCGAACACTATCGCGAAAGCGCGCTGGCGATGAACGTAACCTGA
- a CDS encoding aldehyde dehydrogenase family protein has protein sequence MEEAKHFIGNEWTAAAGGDTIAVIDPSDGQPFARLARGNAADIDAAVAAARRAFEGAWGALSAAERGRLLYRLAMLVGTCHEELAQLEARDTGKPLRQARADAAALARYFEFYAGAADKLHGETLPYQAGYTVFTIREPHGVTGHIVPWNYPMQIFGRSAGAALAAGNACVVKPAEDACLSVLRVAELAAEAGLPAGALNIVTGYGHEAGAALALHAGIDHISFTGSPETGKLVTQMAAGNHVPVTLELGGKSPQIVFADADFDAALPVLVSAIVQNAGQTCSAGSRVLIERAAYEPLLERLATAFHALRVGPSHADLDCGPLISAKQQQRVWDYLSDAQHDGIPMAAQGHVIAEAPESGFYQAPTLLRDVPPRHRLAREEVFGPVLAVLPFADEDEALALANGTRYGLVAGIWTRDGARQLRVARRVRSGQVFINNYGAGGGVELPFGGVKHSGHGREKGFEALYGFTVLKTVAIRHG, from the coding sequence ATGGAAGAAGCGAAACACTTCATCGGCAACGAATGGACCGCGGCAGCAGGCGGCGACACGATCGCCGTCATCGATCCGTCCGACGGCCAGCCGTTCGCGCGTCTGGCGCGCGGCAACGCAGCCGATATCGACGCCGCCGTCGCGGCCGCGCGGCGCGCCTTCGAGGGCGCCTGGGGCGCATTGAGCGCCGCCGAGCGCGGGCGCCTGCTCTATCGGCTCGCAATGCTCGTCGGCACCTGCCACGAGGAGCTCGCGCAGCTCGAAGCGCGCGACACCGGCAAGCCGCTGCGCCAGGCGCGCGCCGACGCCGCGGCGCTCGCCCGCTACTTCGAGTTCTACGCGGGCGCCGCCGACAAGCTGCACGGCGAGACGCTGCCGTACCAGGCCGGCTACACGGTGTTCACGATCCGCGAGCCGCACGGCGTGACAGGCCATATCGTGCCGTGGAACTACCCGATGCAGATTTTCGGCCGCAGTGCCGGCGCGGCGCTCGCCGCGGGCAACGCGTGCGTCGTGAAGCCGGCCGAAGACGCATGCCTGTCGGTGCTGCGCGTCGCCGAGCTCGCCGCCGAAGCGGGTCTGCCGGCGGGTGCGCTCAATATCGTGACGGGCTACGGCCACGAAGCGGGCGCGGCGCTCGCCCTGCACGCGGGCATCGACCATATCTCGTTCACCGGTTCGCCGGAAACCGGCAAGCTCGTCACGCAGATGGCCGCCGGGAACCATGTGCCGGTCACGCTCGAACTGGGCGGCAAATCGCCGCAAATCGTGTTCGCCGATGCGGACTTCGACGCCGCGCTGCCGGTGCTCGTGTCCGCGATCGTGCAGAACGCCGGGCAAACCTGTTCGGCAGGCAGCCGCGTGCTGATCGAGCGCGCCGCCTACGAGCCGCTGCTCGAGCGGCTCGCGACCGCGTTCCATGCGCTGCGCGTCGGGCCGTCGCATGCGGATCTCGACTGCGGGCCGCTGATCAGCGCGAAGCAGCAGCAGCGCGTCTGGGATTACCTGTCCGATGCGCAGCACGACGGCATCCCGATGGCCGCGCAGGGCCATGTGATCGCCGAGGCGCCCGAAAGCGGCTTCTATCAGGCGCCGACCCTGCTGCGCGACGTGCCGCCCCGGCATCGGCTCGCGCGCGAGGAAGTGTTCGGCCCCGTGCTCGCGGTGCTGCCGTTCGCCGACGAAGACGAGGCGCTCGCGCTCGCGAACGGCACGCGGTACGGGCTCGTCGCCGGCATCTGGACGCGCGACGGCGCGCGGCAATTGCGCGTCGCGCGGCGCGTGCGCTCGGGGCAGGTATTTATCAACAACTACGGCGCAGGCGGCGGCGTCGAGTTGCCGTTTGGCGGCGTCAAGCACTCGGGGCATGGACGGGAGAAAGGCTTCGAGGCGCTTTACGGATTCACGGTGCTGAAGACGGTCGCGATACGGCACGGATAA
- a CDS encoding SDR family oxidoreductase, translated as MRLTGKTAVVTGGGSGFGEGIAKTYAREGANVVVNDINGAAAERVASEIALAGGKAIAVTGDITRGEDWHRLRNAALEDFGSVGIVVNNAGTTHRNKPVLDVSEAEFDRVYAVNVKGIYWSVREFVPYFRERGGGVFVNIASTAGVRPRPGLVWYNGSKGAVIVASKSLAVELGADRIRVNCVNPVIGETALLPDFMGMEDTPENRRKFLATIPLGRFSTPQDIANACVFLASDEAAFVTGVCLEVDGGRCV; from the coding sequence ATGCGACTGACAGGCAAAACGGCCGTCGTCACGGGCGGCGGCTCGGGCTTCGGCGAAGGCATCGCGAAGACCTATGCGCGCGAAGGCGCGAACGTCGTCGTCAACGACATCAACGGCGCCGCGGCCGAGCGCGTCGCGAGCGAGATCGCGCTCGCGGGCGGCAAGGCCATCGCCGTGACCGGCGACATCACGCGCGGCGAGGACTGGCATCGGTTGCGCAACGCCGCGCTCGAAGACTTCGGCAGCGTCGGGATCGTCGTCAACAATGCGGGCACCACGCATCGCAACAAGCCCGTGCTCGACGTCAGCGAAGCGGAGTTCGACCGCGTCTATGCGGTCAACGTCAAAGGCATCTACTGGAGCGTGCGCGAATTCGTGCCGTACTTCCGCGAGCGCGGCGGCGGCGTGTTCGTCAATATCGCGTCGACCGCGGGCGTGCGGCCGCGGCCCGGGCTTGTCTGGTACAACGGCAGCAAGGGCGCAGTCATCGTCGCGAGCAAGTCGCTCGCGGTCGAGCTCGGAGCGGACCGCATTCGCGTCAATTGCGTGAACCCGGTGATCGGCGAAACCGCGCTGTTGCCCGACTTCATGGGCATGGAAGACACGCCCGAAAACCGTCGCAAGTTTCTCGCGACGATTCCGCTTGGCCGCTTTTCGACACCGCAGGACATCGCGAACGCGTGCGTTTTCCTTGCGTCGGACGAGGCCGCATTCGTCACCGGCGTGTGTCTCGAGGTGGACGGCGGGCGCTGCGTGTAG
- a CDS encoding MFS transporter, translating to MASPANPLHPSGAGTPPSTFEEATYRKVAWRLTPLLMLCYVVAYLDRVNVGFAKLQMQADLNLSDAVYGFGAGIFFLGYFVFEIPSNIILHRVGARVWIARIMVSWGIISALTMFVTTPTMFYVMRFLLGLAEAGFFPGIILYLTYWYPAHRRGRMTTWFMTAIALSGVVGGPLSGFILKACDGLNGWHGWQWLFLLEGLPSIVVGIVVFVMLDDRIGKAQWLSAEERQLLERNIAAEDATKEDPSIGTVLASPRVWLMSLIYFSFVIGLYGVSFWLPTIIKATGVTDPFAIGLLSAIPFAAAVVAMVLVSRSADRTRERRWHVAIPAFAGALGLVLSILWAQNTLLAMISLTLATMGILTTLPLFWSLPTAFLAGTGAAAGIAMINSIGNLAGFLGPYAVGWLKEATASNATGMYLLAAFMLLGGLLAVGVPKRLVNR from the coding sequence ATGGCCAGTCCAGCGAATCCGCTTCATCCGTCGGGCGCGGGGACGCCGCCCTCCACCTTCGAGGAGGCGACGTACCGGAAGGTGGCGTGGCGCCTCACGCCGCTGCTGATGCTCTGCTATGTGGTCGCCTATCTCGACCGCGTCAACGTCGGCTTCGCGAAGCTGCAGATGCAGGCCGACCTGAATCTGAGCGACGCCGTGTATGGGTTCGGCGCGGGCATTTTCTTTCTCGGCTATTTCGTCTTCGAGATTCCGAGCAACATCATTCTTCACCGCGTCGGCGCACGCGTCTGGATCGCGCGGATCATGGTGTCGTGGGGCATCATTTCGGCGCTCACGATGTTCGTCACCACGCCGACGATGTTTTATGTGATGCGCTTTCTGCTCGGCCTCGCCGAAGCGGGCTTTTTCCCCGGCATCATCCTCTATCTGACGTACTGGTACCCCGCGCATCGGCGTGGCCGGATGACGACATGGTTCATGACCGCCATCGCGCTGTCGGGCGTGGTCGGCGGCCCGCTCTCGGGCTTCATCCTGAAGGCGTGCGACGGGCTGAACGGCTGGCATGGCTGGCAGTGGCTGTTCCTGCTCGAAGGACTGCCGTCGATCGTGGTCGGCATCGTCGTGTTCGTGATGCTCGACGATCGCATCGGTAAAGCGCAATGGCTGAGCGCCGAAGAACGTCAGTTGCTCGAACGCAACATCGCCGCCGAGGACGCGACCAAGGAAGACCCGTCCATCGGCACCGTGCTCGCGAGCCCGCGCGTCTGGCTGATGAGCCTCATCTATTTTTCGTTCGTGATCGGCCTCTATGGCGTGAGCTTCTGGCTACCGACGATCATCAAGGCGACCGGCGTCACCGACCCGTTCGCGATCGGCCTGCTCTCGGCCATTCCGTTCGCGGCCGCGGTCGTCGCGATGGTGCTCGTGTCGCGCAGCGCGGACCGCACGCGCGAGCGGCGCTGGCACGTCGCGATTCCGGCGTTCGCCGGCGCGCTCGGACTCGTCCTGTCGATTCTCTGGGCGCAAAACACGCTGCTCGCGATGATCTCGCTGACGCTCGCGACGATGGGCATTCTGACCACGCTGCCGCTGTTCTGGAGCCTGCCGACCGCGTTTCTGGCCGGCACGGGCGCCGCTGCCGGCATCGCGATGATCAACTCGATCGGCAATCTCGCCGGCTTTCTCGGCCCTTATGCGGTGGGCTGGCTCAAAGAGGCGACGGCCTCGAATGCCACGGGCATGTATCTGCTTGCCGCGTTCATGCTGCTTGGCGGGCTGCTCGCGGTGGGCGTGCCGAAGCGGCTCGTGAACCGATAG